A region of the Arachis hypogaea cultivar Tifrunner chromosome 15, arahy.Tifrunner.gnm2.J5K5, whole genome shotgun sequence genome:
ttgaaaaaaaaaataatttacatcCATTCGCCCACTGAATATagatagagaaaataaaaaaaatgtgggTATATAAAAACACTTGACTACATATGAAGgtgaatttttttgtaattttttatttaatttatctaaaaataaaaataatataaagtggactattttttatttttgaatcttaCAGTAAATATTAAATACTATAAGAGACATCACCATACAAAAATATACttgtcaattaattaattatttagtgatggtcttttatttatttgatttgaataTGTAATTTGGTTGATTTCTATTGTCCTTTCCTTCAAATTAAATACGCTCTATGGataaatcttatttttataagaattgtataatataataaaaatgcaATAAGAtgctatttatttttaaaaagaaaacgaTAAGGGTATCAcagctttaatttttattttcaaactgCATGCAAATAGGTGCATGTACAGAGACTTAacagaaaatttaaaatatgaccAATAATGAAGAGGAAAGTAGAAGCTACTCCTCGAACAGCTGGAATAACAATTAACAGTAAATTAAACAACATAAATGCTAGGATCAGAACATGCATGGGTGATCACAATTCAAAAGCTCGCCATTGTTAGTTGTTACGAGTGTACGGTCCAAAGGGAGATCCTCCTCCCTGCTGCAGCATGGCAGTGTAGCTATAAAACTGGTGGTACGGTATCTCATCTCCAAATGCTTGATGATGATTATGCATCTGAGAGTTTTGAAACAGCGACGAGAAAAATATTGGCGGTAACGGCACTGGCATCGGCACATGCAGCGGCATCATGTTATTAGGAGTATAATTCCCCACAGCCACAGGGTCTTTGTTAATACGAAGCTTTTCAAAGTGGCAAGTAACGGTTTTCTTCAGCTCCTCCAGCGCCACTTTATATTGCTTCAGTTTGGGCACACTCATCTCACCAACAGGAGCAGCCCACCACCACTTAGCCTCTGCCTCCTTCCGCCAGCGTTTCATTTCCTCCAACTGCTTCCTCTCCGCTTCGATCTCCTCGTTGATCTTCGCCAGCAATGTGTTGAGCTCATCATGAGCCTCCGTCGTGAAGTGGACGGTGGCGGCGTCCAGGTGTGGCGGGCCCCCACCTTCCGTGAAGCTTTTGATGAGGGCTTCCACGCTGGGGTGCCCAAAAGAATAGGCCTTGTTCCCCGGAGAGAACACGATGAGTGCCAACTCAACACCGCAAAGGGTGCTTAGCTCGCTCGCTTTCTTGAAAAGCC
Encoded here:
- the LOC112746928 gene encoding agamous-like MADS-box protein AGL62, yielding MASNSSSNSKKNKGRQKIEMKKMMKESNLQVTFSKRRGGLFKKASELSTLCGVELALIVFSPGNKAYSFGHPSVEALIKSFTEGGGPPHLDAATVHFTTEAHDELNTLLAKINEEIEAERKQLEEMKRWRKEAEAKWWWAAPVGEMSVPKLKQYKVALEELKKTVTCHFEKLRINKDPVAVGNYTPNNMMPLHVPMPVPLPPIFFSSLFQNSQMHNHHQAFGDEIPYHQFYSYTAMLQQGGGSPFGPYTRNN